GCGCTGGGAGGGCGACCTGCCGCAGCTCCACGGCCAGCTCATGTCGGTCGCGTTCGCGTCCACCCTCGACATCTCCTTCGAGGTGCGCGGCGGTCTGCTGATGCGGCAGATCCACCACTGGGCGGCGCTGATCTTCATGGCGTCGATCGTCGTGCACATGATGCGCGTGTTCTTCACCGGCGCGTTCCGCAAGCCGCGCGAGCTCAACTGGCTCGTCGGCGCCACGCTGATGATCCTCGGCCTCGCCGCCGGGTTCTCCGGCTACTCGCTCCCCGACGACGTGCTCTCGGGCAACGGCCTGCGCATCACCGACGGCGTCGTGAAGTCGATCCCGATCATCGGGTCGTACATGTCGTACTTCGTCTTCGGCGGCGAGTTCCCGGGCGAGCACATCGTCGCCCGCCTGTTCACCGTGCACATCCTGCTCGTGCCCGGGCTGATCCTCGCCCTCATCGGCCTGCACCTGTTCCTCATGGTGCTGCACAAGCACACCCAGTTCCCCGGTGGCGGCCGCACCGACAAGAACGTCGTCGGCTACCCGGCCCTGCCCGTGTACGTGGCGAAGATGGGTGGCAACTTCTTCTACATCTTCGGTGTGCTGGCGCTCATGGGCGCGACCATGTCGATCAACTCGGTGTGGAACTACGGCCCGTTCGACCCGTCGCCGGTGTCCGCGGGCGCCCAACCCGACTGGTACATGCTGTTCCTCGAGGGTGCGCTGCGCCTGATGCCCGGCCAGACGGAGATCGTCCTCCCGGGCGACTTCACGCTCTCCCTGAACGTGCTGATCCCGGCCGTCGTGATCCCGGGTCTCCTGTTCACCTTCCTGCTCGCCTACCCCTTCCTGGAGGCGAAGGTCACCGGTGACCACCGCGAGCACCACGTGCTCGACCGTCCCCGCAACGTGCCGGTGCGCACGGCGCTCGGTGTCGCGTTCCTGACGGCGTTCATCATCCTGGCTCTCGCGGGCTCGAACGACCTGATCGCCACGCACTTCAGCCTCTCGATCAACGCGATCACGTGGGCGTTCCGCGTGCTGCTGTTCCTCGGCCCGTGGTTCGCGTTCTGGGTCACCAAGCGTCTGTGCCTGGGGCTGCAGCGCAAGGACCGCGAGCTGGTGCTCCACGGGCACGAGTCCGGGCGCATCGTCCGCTTCGCGTCCGGCGAGTACATCGAGGTGCACACGCCGCTCGAGGAGCAGGAGCGCTGGCTCCGCGTCAACTACGAGGCCCACCGCCCGCTCGAGCTCGCGCCCGCAGCCGACGCCCGCGGCGTCAAGCGCAAGGGTTACGCCCGCGAGAAGGTGTGGCACAACATCTCGCGGTTCTTCTACGAGGACCGCGTCGAGCCGGTCACCCCGGCCGAGCTGGCCGCCGCGCACGCCCACGGCGAGCACGATGCGATCAGCTCCGGCCAGGACGAGCACGCGGCTCTGCCGGCCGGGGCCACCCGCACCGAGCAGGAGCGCTGAACCCTGACCTGACCGACGACGACGGCCCGTGCTGCTTCCCCTGACGGGGGCGGGACGGGTCGTCGCGTCATTCATCACCGGCCGCCGTCCGACGGCCGGAACAGCAACAGGAGGAAGTTGATGGCTGTCTACACGCTCCCTGACCTGAACTACGACTACGCGGCCCTCGAGCCCCACATCTCGGGGCGCATCATGGAGCTGCACCACTCCAAGCACCACGCCGCCTACGTGGCAGGGGCCAACACGGCGCTGGAGAAGCTCGCCGACGCCCGCGACAAGGGCGACCTCGCCGCCGTGAACCTGCACGAGAAGAACCTCGCGTTCAACCTGGGCGGGCACGTCAACCACTCGGCGTTCTGGACGAACCTCTCCCCCGAGGGCGGCGGTGAGCCGACCGGCGAGATCGGTGCCGCGATCGACCAGGACTTCGGCTCGTTCGAGAAGTTCAAGGCGCACTTCGCCGCGGTCGCCGCAGGCGTCCAGGGCTCCGGCTGGGCCATCCTCGCGTGGGACTCCATCGGTCAGAAGCTCATCATCGTGCAGCTCTACGACCAGCAGGGCAACATCGCGCTCGGCCTGGTGCCGATCGTTCTCCTCGACTGCTGGGAGCACGCGTACTACCTCGACTACCAGAACGTGCGCGCGGACTACGTCTCCGCCTGGTGGAACGTGGTGAACTGGGCCGACGCGGACGCCCGCCTCGCCCGCGCCAAGACGCAGACCGCCGGGCTCATCGTCCCGTCGCTCTGATACGCGTCCGCTCGAACGCCCCCCGCCCGACGGCGGGGGGCGTTCGTCGTCTCGGCACCGTGACGCGTGGACCCGTTGTCATCTGCTCAGCTCGTGCAGGAGGTCCTCGAAGGCGGTGCGATCGTCTGCGGTGTCACCGTGCGGCCCGGCGAACCAGGTCGCGTACTGGCTGATCTCATCGAGTCGCCATTCCACGTCGAACAGCTCGAGCATCAGGCGATCTCCACGGTTCAGGGCCCGAAGATCTCGCTCGGCCGGAGCGAGCCTCAACGTCTCCCAGTCGACCAGGACGGTCCCCGACGGGGTGATCATCTGGTTGTGCGAGCCCGGTTCGCCATGGGTGGGCACCCAGCGGCGGGTTCGCGCGATCCGGCCGAGCTCGCCGTAGCGGGCCGTCCACCGAGCGATGTCATCCAGTGCCGCCACCACCGCTTCCCGGCTTCTCTCGCCGTACGGTCCGTGTGACCACGGTTCCCGCACAGCCGTCGCGACGCGATCGGGCAGGTCGGGACCGGCCACGGGTTGCCACGACGGGAGCGTCACACCGAGGGCCGTCGGGTCCACGGCATGCAGCCGCTCCAGCATCGTCGCGGTGACCACCTTG
The Xylanimonas cellulosilytica DSM 15894 DNA segment above includes these coding regions:
- a CDS encoding cytochrome b, yielding MSTSAASTPSSRPSKKYTQPTTPAGKAADYLDQRTGIGVAVKEFARKVFPDHWSFMLGEIALFSFVVLLITGVFLALFFQPSMALVRWEGDLPQLHGQLMSVAFASTLDISFEVRGGLLMRQIHHWAALIFMASIVVHMMRVFFTGAFRKPRELNWLVGATLMILGLAAGFSGYSLPDDVLSGNGLRITDGVVKSIPIIGSYMSYFVFGGEFPGEHIVARLFTVHILLVPGLILALIGLHLFLMVLHKHTQFPGGGRTDKNVVGYPALPVYVAKMGGNFFYIFGVLALMGATMSINSVWNYGPFDPSPVSAGAQPDWYMLFLEGALRLMPGQTEIVLPGDFTLSLNVLIPAVVIPGLLFTFLLAYPFLEAKVTGDHREHHVLDRPRNVPVRTALGVAFLTAFIILALAGSNDLIATHFSLSINAITWAFRVLLFLGPWFAFWVTKRLCLGLQRKDRELVLHGHESGRIVRFASGEYIEVHTPLEEQERWLRVNYEAHRPLELAPAADARGVKRKGYAREKVWHNISRFFYEDRVEPVTPAELAAAHAHGEHDAISSGQDEHAALPAGATRTEQER
- a CDS encoding superoxide dismutase — encoded protein: MAVYTLPDLNYDYAALEPHISGRIMELHHSKHHAAYVAGANTALEKLADARDKGDLAAVNLHEKNLAFNLGGHVNHSAFWTNLSPEGGGEPTGEIGAAIDQDFGSFEKFKAHFAAVAAGVQGSGWAILAWDSIGQKLIIVQLYDQQGNIALGLVPIVLLDCWEHAYYLDYQNVRADYVSAWWNVVNWADADARLARAKTQTAGLIVPSL